A window of the Streptomyces sp. NBC_01351 genome harbors these coding sequences:
- a CDS encoding DUF2785 domain-containing protein — MIDWNSIEAAACAVPAGRPMEELVRGLSHALADPDPLIRDGAAYSVLSTWIARGAIDAPRRLALGDEMTARFFDPEIQARTFAPLVLDMLVSKGDFRADWVPAFERWYANERDLRGHDEKLGWLHAVAHGADLLGRFGCHPEVAPRRMLDLAAARLTAHTDHVFDQLEDDRLARAVARILTRSDMSERDATAWLDPIGTCFGADHIPTPVPAHLSNCLRTLRMLYVFADRGVRPSAASAPQALHHREAVKTHLAAVLDLIVKR, encoded by the coding sequence GTGATCGACTGGAACAGTATCGAAGCCGCAGCCTGCGCCGTGCCCGCCGGCCGCCCCATGGAAGAACTGGTGCGAGGACTTTCCCACGCCCTGGCGGATCCCGATCCGCTGATCCGGGACGGAGCGGCGTACTCCGTCCTGTCGACCTGGATAGCCCGCGGAGCCATCGACGCACCCCGGCGGCTGGCACTGGGAGACGAGATGACCGCCCGCTTCTTCGACCCGGAGATCCAGGCCCGCACGTTCGCCCCCCTCGTGCTCGACATGCTCGTGAGTAAGGGCGATTTCAGGGCCGACTGGGTGCCTGCGTTCGAGCGGTGGTACGCGAACGAGAGGGACTTGCGTGGCCATGACGAGAAGCTCGGCTGGCTCCACGCGGTTGCGCACGGCGCGGACTTGCTGGGCCGATTCGGGTGCCACCCCGAAGTGGCACCGAGACGGATGCTGGACCTCGCAGCCGCCCGGCTGACGGCGCACACCGATCACGTGTTCGACCAACTGGAGGACGACCGTCTGGCAAGGGCGGTCGCTCGCATCCTCACCCGGTCCGACATGAGCGAGCGCGACGCGACGGCATGGCTGGATCCCATCGGCACCTGCTTTGGAGCCGACCACATTCCGACCCCGGTCCCCGCACACCTCTCCAACTGCCTGCGCACGCTGCGCATGCTGTATGTCTTCGCGGACCGGGGCGTACGGCCGAGCGCCGCGTCGGCTCCGCAAGCACTTCACCACCGTGAGGCAGTCAAGACTCACCTCGCCGCGGTCCTCGATCTGATCGTCAAGCGGTGA
- a CDS encoding transposase, with amino-acid sequence MRGAPLTCDVPYSRSALRGRRLSGRVTSDTFAAWLRDHQHVRMICRDRGGAFAEGAERALPGVPQVADRWHLLHNLATALEKTIRRHRACLKQPEPAPEPGAVPPEETPAQQQTRARWSEIRTLYLQGMRIVAINERTGLDRKTVRRYAHATTADELIRIRPGRRSTLTPHKPYLAERWAEGCDHAQTLRDAIATRGYKGGRKSVRRFNSLAQQDVPRSAPPPRQPSPTWFVGSWAARRTRASRPVSTSRRRRGRCAAYAAPVRRERYQCLASS; translated from the coding sequence ATGCGAGGCGCACCTCTCACCTGCGACGTTCCCTATTCACGATCTGCGCTCAGGGGTCGGCGGCTCAGCGGGCGAGTAACCTCGGACACCTTCGCCGCCTGGCTGCGCGACCACCAGCACGTCCGGATGATCTGCCGGGACCGCGGCGGCGCGTTCGCCGAGGGCGCCGAGCGCGCACTGCCCGGCGTTCCGCAAGTTGCGGACCGCTGGCATTTGCTCCACAACCTCGCCACCGCACTCGAGAAGACCATCCGACGGCACCGCGCCTGCCTCAAACAGCCCGAACCAGCACCGGAACCCGGCGCGGTGCCTCCCGAGGAAACACCCGCCCAGCAGCAGACCCGGGCCCGCTGGAGCGAGATCCGAACGCTCTACCTGCAGGGCATGAGAATCGTCGCGATCAACGAACGCACCGGACTCGACCGCAAAACCGTCCGCCGATACGCGCACGCCACCACGGCCGACGAACTCATCCGGATCCGGCCGGGGCGCCGCAGCACTCTCACTCCCCACAAGCCCTACCTGGCCGAGCGATGGGCGGAAGGCTGCGACCACGCGCAGACACTGCGGGACGCGATCGCCACCCGCGGCTACAAAGGCGGCCGAAAGAGCGTCCGCCGCTTCAACTCCCTTGCCCAGCAGGATGTTCCCCGGTCGGCACCTCCACCCCGCCAGCCGTCGCCGACGTGGTTCGTTGGATCGTGGGCCGCCCGGAGAACCAGAGCGAGCAGGCCCGTCAGCACCTCAAGGAGGCGCCGGGGGCGCTGCGCCGCGTACGCAGCTCCCGTCCGTCGGGAGCGGTACCAATGCCTCGCATCGTCATAG
- a CDS encoding MBL fold metallo-hydrolase, whose amino-acid sequence MTTTVQRVVHASVLIDFDGARILTDPWFSERKGYYQGESRSIRSAAELPALAGIVISHGHYDHCDLGALAHYPDKAVPFAVVRGLAGRVRAAGFSNVTELDPWQSTRVGPVKVTAAPVLHGVPEVTFVLQDDRSSVFFGADTLRITALDEVARRFPDLDLALLPINGLRIRPAFNKQVVMDAAEAAELTAVLRPRLAVPIHYAFTAGRLREATVLKLVRDRPDLYRDAAAALAPDTEVRILTPGEPLAL is encoded by the coding sequence GTGACCACCACCGTGCAGCGCGTCGTGCACGCCAGCGTTCTGATCGACTTTGACGGCGCCAGGATTCTGACCGATCCCTGGTTCTCCGAGCGGAAGGGTTACTACCAGGGCGAATCCCGCTCCATCCGGTCTGCGGCGGAGCTGCCCGCGCTTGCCGGGATCGTCATCAGCCACGGGCACTACGACCACTGCGACCTGGGCGCCCTGGCCCACTATCCCGACAAGGCCGTGCCCTTCGCTGTGGTGCGCGGGCTCGCCGGACGCGTCCGCGCGGCCGGTTTCAGCAACGTCACCGAACTCGACCCCTGGCAGAGCACCCGCGTCGGGCCCGTCAAGGTGACCGCCGCTCCCGTCCTCCACGGCGTCCCGGAGGTCACCTTCGTCCTGCAGGACGACCGGAGTTCGGTGTTCTTCGGGGCCGACACCCTGCGCATCACCGCCCTGGACGAGGTCGCCCGGCGGTTCCCCGACCTGGACCTGGCCCTCCTGCCGATCAACGGCCTGCGGATCCGGCCGGCGTTCAACAAGCAGGTGGTGATGGACGCCGCCGAGGCTGCCGAGTTGACCGCCGTACTGCGTCCCCGGCTGGCCGTGCCGATCCACTACGCCTTCACAGCCGGGCGGCTGCGCGAGGCGACCGTTCTCAAGCTCGTCCGCGATCGGCCCGATCTCTACCGGGACGCAGCTGCCGCTCTCGCACCCGACACCGAGGTGCGCATCCTCACCCCCGGCGAGCCCTTGGCCCTATGA
- a CDS encoding TetR/AcrR family transcriptional regulator, with product MSTDRRRPNPRGEGNRLRADLVDAASHLLEVGDGEQTLSLRAVSRRAGVAPQSVYLHFADRKALLIAVYEARFGELLGALTSATGPDARGRLRATCLAYCRYAEQHPGHYRVLFGTAGSPGWEPGEMAGLPALAALDTAVRACTNDSSPGIANATLCIWAAMHGLIVLRRDRPSFPWPDLDDLIDVLLTAHITTATT from the coding sequence ATGAGCACCGACCGACGACGCCCCAACCCGCGCGGCGAGGGCAACCGGCTGCGCGCCGACCTGGTGGACGCCGCGAGCCACCTGCTGGAAGTGGGCGACGGCGAGCAGACCCTGTCCCTGCGTGCGGTGTCCCGACGCGCCGGCGTCGCCCCGCAGAGCGTCTACCTGCACTTCGCCGACCGCAAGGCACTGCTCATCGCGGTGTACGAAGCGCGATTCGGCGAACTGCTCGGCGCACTGACCTCCGCCACCGGACCCGATGCCCGCGGTCGACTGCGCGCGACCTGTCTTGCCTACTGCCGCTACGCGGAGCAGCACCCGGGCCACTACCGGGTGCTGTTCGGTACCGCGGGATCGCCCGGCTGGGAGCCGGGCGAGATGGCCGGGCTGCCCGCTCTGGCCGCACTCGACACCGCGGTACGCGCGTGCACCAACGACTCCTCGCCCGGCATCGCCAACGCAACCCTGTGCATCTGGGCGGCCATGCACGGGTTGATCGTCCTGCGCCGCGACCGGCCGAGCTTCCCATGGCCGGACCTCGACGACCTCATCGACGTACTCCTCACCGCCCACATCACAACGGCGACCACCTGA
- a CDS encoding ISL3 family transposase: MFSTAFSHLTSVVVEEVMVDDEGVGLVARTVTREAARPGCGSVSGRVHGGYRRRLADLAVAGRKVVIDLLVRRFLCPASACGRRTFVEQVDGLTERFARRTPSLRRTLEKIALALAGRPAARLARHLAAPTTANSLLRLVRRLPDKQAGAAPRVLGVDDCALKKGHVYGTIILDMETGERVDVLPDRTTDTLAAWLRAHPGAEIVCRDRASAYAEAVCTACPEAIQVADRFHLWKNLCEPVEKCVATHRSCLAEPTEDPSADATATHEPEAADREAPAQGLRAIQRRERHAAVHALHDKGVQIQVIAETLGLDRKTVRRYAHAATPDEASLGTGSRSYGQIHAYTPYLHRRWSEGCTDAARLHAEIVELGYRGSKRTVRRHLQEIRASGKPAPDKPKELTVRKATWLITAHPDKINESNTLKLKQLLARCPELEAVTDCVRAFAQMMTERRGGDLDKWLTDAEYTGLQPLRSLARGLRQDFDAVTAGLTLEWSSGKVEGNVNRVKRIKRDGYGWAGFDLLRRQILLAD, translated from the coding sequence GTGTTCTCGACAGCCTTCTCCCATCTGACGTCCGTGGTGGTGGAGGAGGTCATGGTGGACGACGAGGGGGTCGGCCTCGTCGCGCGGACGGTGACCCGGGAGGCGGCCCGCCCTGGGTGCGGCTCGGTGTCCGGCCGTGTCCATGGCGGCTACCGGCGGCGCCTGGCCGACCTCGCGGTTGCCGGGCGGAAGGTCGTGATTGACCTGCTGGTACGGCGGTTCCTGTGCCCGGCGTCAGCGTGCGGACGCCGTACGTTTGTCGAGCAGGTGGACGGTCTTACGGAGCGGTTCGCGCGGCGGACACCGTCGCTGCGCCGAACGCTGGAGAAGATCGCGCTGGCCCTGGCCGGACGTCCGGCGGCCCGGCTGGCCAGGCACCTTGCCGCCCCGACGACCGCGAACTCCCTGCTCAGGCTGGTGCGCAGACTTCCGGACAAGCAGGCTGGCGCGGCACCGCGAGTGCTGGGTGTGGACGATTGCGCTCTGAAGAAGGGCCACGTCTACGGGACGATCATCTTGGACATGGAGACCGGGGAGCGAGTGGATGTCCTGCCCGACCGGACCACGGACACCCTTGCTGCATGGCTCCGCGCACACCCCGGAGCGGAGATCGTCTGCCGGGACCGGGCCAGCGCCTACGCCGAGGCCGTATGCACCGCCTGCCCCGAGGCGATACAAGTCGCAGACAGGTTCCATTTGTGGAAGAACCTGTGCGAGCCCGTCGAGAAGTGCGTTGCCACGCACCGAAGTTGTCTGGCCGAGCCTACCGAGGACCCGTCTGCTGACGCCACCGCCACGCATGAACCCGAAGCGGCAGACCGGGAGGCGCCGGCGCAGGGGCTGCGCGCCATACAGCGCCGCGAGCGCCACGCGGCCGTGCACGCCCTGCACGACAAGGGCGTGCAGATCCAGGTGATCGCCGAAACGCTCGGCCTGGACCGCAAAACGGTGCGCCGGTACGCACACGCCGCCACCCCTGACGAGGCGTCCCTCGGCACCGGCTCCCGCAGCTACGGCCAGATCCACGCCTATACGCCCTATCTGCACCGGCGCTGGAGCGAGGGCTGCACGGACGCGGCACGGCTTCACGCAGAGATCGTCGAGCTCGGCTACCGCGGCAGCAAGCGGACCGTCCGCCGTCACCTGCAAGAGATACGGGCCAGCGGCAAACCCGCACCCGACAAGCCCAAAGAACTGACCGTCCGCAAGGCCACCTGGCTGATCACCGCACACCCCGACAAGATCAACGAGAGCAACACCCTCAAACTCAAGCAGCTCCTCGCCCGCTGCCCGGAACTGGAAGCCGTCACCGACTGCGTGCGCGCCTTCGCGCAGATGATGACCGAGCGCCGCGGCGGCGACCTCGACAAGTGGCTCACCGATGCCGAGTACACCGGGCTGCAGCCGCTGCGGAGCCTGGCCCGCGGCCTACGGCAGGACTTCGATGCCGTCACCGCCGGCCTCACCCTGGAATGGAGCTCCGGCAAAGTCGAGGGCAACGTCAACAGGGTCAAGCGGATCAAAAGGGACGGGTACGGCTGGGCCGGATTCGACCTACTTCGACGTCAAATCCTCCTCGCGGACTGA
- a CDS encoding DUF6221 family protein gives MPRASTRLRPRGLQAAEHHRTLHQPTQTVARPGHSMRQARHRLPGQLAHDYKAMDSADSRSVGLAYALRVLAQSYAEHPAYRREWRP, from the coding sequence ATGCCGAGGGCGTCCACCCGCCTTCGACCTCGAGGACTACAAGCAGCGGAACACCATCGAACGCTGCATCAACCGACTCAAACAGTGGCGCGGCCTGGCCACTCGATGCGACAAGCGCGCCATCGCCTCCCCGGCCAGCTGGCGCATGACTACAAGGCCATGGATTCCGCGGACTCCCGCTCGGTGGGCCTTGCATACGCCCTCCGGGTCCTTGCCCAGTCTTACGCCGAGCATCCCGCCTACCGCCGGGAATGGCGCCCGTAG
- a CDS encoding HEAT repeat domain-containing protein — protein MANKWDTLQHAYGSAEDTPRYLRQLLDEDPAVQAEALGMLDMSVLHQGSLYSSTPLAALFVAAILTHPRTLAEHESFFPWDDRPRPLRAALLDWLGQIADSASYGEGPGSEDEYGDELDGEDEDELEAIRACRNIRPALYDALEPFLDDPHPDTREAALGTVTVLLKAPDLAELVPRAAHRLRNALAAGGSRRARSSAALALGAWGQDTTSLLNDPDPAVRACAALATGCVHTPQATAVLLEALQNPAEADHWFPDPLPQIDGWLRFTLLKAVLERVDAFEDLIPAAMALIPLASDYTVDRDWGPLLVKAFPTGYSPGLPLSAAQGDLLRAVTANDKCWGNIGNKFRWLREVGLPDQRDAIRALL, from the coding sequence ATGGCCAACAAATGGGACACCCTGCAGCACGCATACGGGAGCGCCGAGGACACCCCGCGGTACCTGCGCCAACTCCTGGACGAGGATCCCGCGGTGCAGGCCGAGGCACTGGGAATGCTCGACATGTCCGTGCTGCACCAGGGATCCCTGTACAGCTCCACCCCGCTGGCCGCACTGTTCGTCGCGGCGATCCTGACCCACCCCCGGACTTTGGCCGAGCACGAGAGCTTTTTCCCCTGGGACGACCGGCCCCGGCCCCTGCGGGCCGCGCTACTCGACTGGCTGGGCCAGATCGCCGACTCGGCCTCCTACGGCGAGGGCCCCGGCAGCGAAGACGAGTACGGGGATGAGCTCGACGGTGAGGATGAAGACGAGCTCGAAGCGATCCGCGCATGCCGGAATATCAGGCCCGCGCTCTACGACGCGCTCGAACCCTTCCTCGACGATCCGCATCCGGATACCCGAGAGGCAGCCCTCGGCACGGTCACCGTGCTTCTGAAGGCACCCGACCTCGCCGAACTCGTCCCCCGCGCCGCCCACCGCCTGCGTAATGCTCTCGCAGCAGGTGGCAGCCGCCGAGCGCGCTCTTCCGCCGCTCTGGCACTCGGCGCCTGGGGGCAGGACACCACGTCTCTTCTCAACGATCCTGATCCGGCCGTGCGTGCCTGCGCCGCTCTGGCCACCGGATGCGTGCACACGCCCCAAGCCACCGCCGTTCTACTCGAAGCCCTGCAGAACCCGGCTGAAGCAGACCACTGGTTCCCCGACCCCCTCCCCCAGATCGACGGCTGGCTCCGCTTTACCCTCCTGAAGGCCGTCCTTGAGCGCGTCGACGCCTTCGAGGACCTGATCCCGGCGGCCATGGCCCTGATACCGCTCGCCAGCGACTACACCGTCGACCGCGACTGGGGGCCGCTGCTCGTCAAAGCCTTCCCCACTGGCTACAGCCCCGGCCTGCCACTGTCGGCCGCGCAAGGAGATCTTCTACGAGCCGTCACCGCCAATGACAAATGCTGGGGAAACATCGGCAACAAGTTCCGCTGGCTCAGGGAAGTCGGATTGCCGGACCAACGCGACGCCATCCGAGCCCTGCTCTGA
- a CDS encoding IS5 family transposase produces MPADFPAWDRVYAFFRRWRDNELIGEFHDRLRGQVRQREGRNAEPTAAIIDSQSVKGAASVPAASRGFDGGKKINGRKRHIIVGTLGLLLMVLVTSADTRDRDAAYGMLERLRARYRKIALVWADGGYTGRLVDWAREKLRLTVEIVKRSDDMRGFVVLPRRWVVERTLSWLVRSRRLARDYETLTASSEAVALWSMTMLMGRRLARHRARPAAGRSDPQVLCLPR; encoded by the coding sequence GTGCCGGCCGACTTTCCCGCCTGGGACCGGGTCTACGCCTTCTTCCGGCGCTGGCGTGACAACGAGCTGATCGGCGAGTTCCACGACCGACTGCGCGGGCAGGTCCGCCAGCGCGAGGGCCGCAACGCGGAGCCGACCGCAGCGATCATCGACTCGCAGTCGGTGAAAGGCGCCGCGTCGGTGCCAGCCGCCTCACGGGGCTTCGACGGCGGCAAGAAGATCAACGGGCGCAAGCGGCACATCATCGTGGGCACCCTCGGCCTGCTGCTGATGGTGCTGGTCACCTCAGCCGATACCCGCGACCGCGACGCCGCCTACGGCATGCTGGAACGGCTCCGCGCCCGCTACCGGAAGATCGCGCTGGTGTGGGCTGACGGCGGCTACACCGGCCGCCTGGTCGACTGGGCCCGCGAGAAGCTGCGGCTCACCGTGGAAATCGTCAAACGCAGCGACGACATGCGCGGCTTCGTGGTGCTGCCGAGACGGTGGGTGGTGGAGAGAACACTGAGCTGGCTGGTGCGCTCCCGGCGGCTGGCCCGCGACTACGAGACCCTGACTGCCAGCAGCGAAGCCGTCGCCCTGTGGTCGATGACCATGCTCATGGGACGTCGCCTGGCCCGGCACCGGGCCCGTCCTGCGGCCGGGCGGTCAGACCCGCAGGTTCTGTGCCTCCCCCGTTGA
- a CDS encoding DUF4246 domain-containing protein, whose protein sequence is MTGLSAFPLPFQTSRSPAFATPRTLRELQMMQCSSHLRAKPVWFDKMNDAEIVARWTQEAVAQGLTEAQVRYVLAELGHYAGLRDARTGIEVSAVDGVWQSDTLVDEQLRSRLREAVRVLEEVPEAERDWHPGSDGQVLDLVHPSLFCLVREVSGGPERAWQNPTNHYSKYEFSERFQWLPTDVDVSDDGAVTFRSYVNNVHPEAHRALASVLPDVFARLRPLFEKVLTDLRHPRPLRIQADPYGWYDSEPEYPRESSYSDKATYMDARAAWEEAYEAWWENRSPIVPDAPAFSPLALPDASARVDLRGRRLQVIVKLATVHLTPDKPEYPGGSWHVEGMLNERIVSTGIYYWDSENITESRLGFRTALDDPDYEQNDDAGMREVYGLEDEDALNQVLGSVPTPSGRCLAFPNVLQHRVDAFRLADPTRPGHRKILAFFLVDPAEQIVSTSDVPPQQPWSDTSTMTLEQAQTYREELMKERKFFVDEHNEQLYEREFSLCEH, encoded by the coding sequence GTGACCGGCCTGTCCGCCTTTCCGCTGCCTTTCCAGACCTCCCGTTCCCCGGCGTTCGCGACGCCCCGGACGCTGCGGGAGCTGCAGATGATGCAGTGCAGCTCGCACCTGCGAGCCAAGCCCGTGTGGTTCGACAAGATGAACGACGCCGAAATCGTTGCCAGGTGGACGCAGGAAGCGGTGGCGCAAGGCCTGACCGAAGCGCAAGTGCGCTACGTTCTCGCTGAGCTGGGGCACTACGCCGGGTTGCGGGACGCGCGCACCGGCATCGAGGTGTCCGCGGTCGACGGGGTCTGGCAGTCGGACACCCTCGTCGATGAGCAGCTCAGGTCCCGGTTGCGTGAGGCGGTCCGGGTCCTGGAAGAGGTCCCCGAAGCGGAGCGGGACTGGCATCCCGGATCCGACGGCCAGGTGTTGGATCTCGTGCACCCCTCACTGTTCTGTCTGGTGAGGGAGGTGAGCGGAGGGCCCGAGCGGGCCTGGCAGAACCCGACGAACCACTACTCGAAGTACGAGTTCTCGGAGAGGTTCCAGTGGCTGCCCACGGACGTCGATGTCAGTGACGACGGGGCCGTCACCTTCCGCTCGTACGTCAATAACGTCCACCCCGAGGCGCATCGTGCACTGGCGTCCGTCCTGCCGGACGTGTTCGCGCGCCTGCGCCCGCTGTTCGAGAAGGTGCTCACCGATCTGAGACACCCGCGGCCCCTGCGGATACAGGCAGATCCCTACGGCTGGTACGACTCGGAACCGGAGTATCCGCGCGAGTCGTCCTACAGTGACAAGGCGACCTACATGGATGCCCGTGCGGCCTGGGAAGAGGCCTATGAGGCCTGGTGGGAGAACCGCAGCCCGATCGTCCCGGACGCCCCGGCCTTCAGCCCGCTTGCACTGCCCGACGCCTCCGCCCGGGTCGACCTGCGCGGCCGCCGGCTCCAGGTCATCGTCAAGCTCGCCACCGTCCACCTCACCCCGGACAAGCCCGAATACCCCGGCGGTTCCTGGCACGTCGAGGGCATGCTGAACGAGCGGATCGTCTCGACCGGCATCTACTACTGGGACAGCGAGAACATCACCGAGAGTCGGCTGGGATTCCGGACCGCACTCGACGACCCGGACTATGAACAGAACGACGACGCCGGGATGCGCGAGGTCTACGGCCTTGAGGACGAAGACGCGCTGAACCAGGTGCTGGGCTCGGTACCGACCCCGTCGGGCCGCTGCCTGGCGTTTCCCAACGTCCTGCAGCACCGCGTGGACGCGTTCCGCCTCGCGGACCCCACCCGCCCGGGACACCGCAAGATCCTCGCGTTCTTCCTGGTCGACCCGGCGGAGCAGATCGTCTCGACCTCGGATGTACCGCCGCAGCAGCCCTGGTCCGACACATCGACCATGACGCTCGAGCAGGCCCAGACGTACCGCGAGGAACTCATGAAGGAAAGGAAGTTCTTCGTCGACGAACACAACGAGCAGCTTTACGAGCGGGAGTTCTCCCTCTGCGAGCACTGA
- a CDS encoding FAD/NAD(P)-binding protein has translation MDIAIIGGGAAAVGLLDALAATEGNAAVGGTGTITVFEPSPHLWRGRPYGPDLDAVLVNTPPALMSVRGGDFGHFAAWLGECGADHMDPLLGQPLVPRSLYGEYLVHSAEKAVAALGEQGWPVRVVAARVTDAVVRSGTRLVLHTDDGQEYEADRVALCIGGGTPPDLYGLTGEAGFTADPYPLADTLDHIAAGDDVAIIGSGLTAVDVVVALAAHRYPGRITLLSRSGVLPHVWQRPDGRRPTHVTVERVAGLHRARGHLALDDLVGLLREELADAGEDFDEVVARLRSTPTDNPVQRLRQQIAAVDDPRIGRRVVQETVHTVGPYAWRLLREPDRARLRRHLRTATSVASPMVPVNACVLMQLLDSGQLTVSSGVDAIEPVNGRFRVRDADGQRTAHVVVNAVNPPAQAVPGAARHLVRSLTRAGLATLHPSGGVLPADPRVHVVGDLAGGGSFITSSIAGVAAQASRTAAALRAP, from the coding sequence ATGGACATCGCGATCATCGGGGGAGGTGCGGCGGCCGTCGGCCTGTTGGACGCGCTTGCCGCCACCGAGGGCAACGCCGCCGTGGGCGGGACCGGCACCATCACAGTCTTCGAGCCGTCGCCGCACCTGTGGCGGGGGCGACCGTACGGGCCGGACCTGGACGCGGTGCTGGTCAACACGCCACCCGCGCTCATGTCGGTCCGGGGCGGTGACTTCGGCCACTTCGCGGCCTGGCTGGGGGAATGCGGCGCCGACCACATGGACCCGCTCCTCGGCCAACCGCTGGTCCCGCGCTCTCTCTACGGCGAGTACCTGGTCCACTCCGCGGAGAAGGCCGTGGCGGCCCTGGGCGAACAGGGTTGGCCGGTGCGCGTCGTGGCCGCGCGGGTGACGGACGCCGTCGTCCGCTCCGGCACGCGCCTGGTCCTGCACACGGACGACGGGCAGGAGTACGAGGCCGACCGCGTGGCGCTGTGCATCGGTGGGGGAACACCCCCTGATCTGTACGGACTTACCGGTGAGGCGGGCTTTACGGCCGATCCCTATCCGCTCGCCGACACGCTCGATCACATTGCTGCCGGCGACGATGTGGCGATCATAGGCAGCGGCCTGACCGCCGTCGACGTCGTCGTGGCGCTCGCCGCGCACCGGTATCCGGGACGGATCACGCTCCTGTCGCGCAGCGGGGTGCTCCCGCACGTCTGGCAGCGTCCGGACGGCCGGCGCCCGACACACGTGACCGTCGAGCGGGTGGCAGGGCTGCACAGAGCCCGGGGGCACCTCGCGCTCGACGACCTCGTCGGCCTGCTGCGGGAGGAACTGGCCGACGCGGGAGAGGACTTCGACGAAGTCGTGGCCCGACTCCGCAGCACTCCGACGGACAACCCCGTCCAACGTCTCCGGCAGCAGATCGCCGCAGTCGACGACCCTCGGATCGGGCGCCGCGTGGTGCAGGAGACGGTACACACCGTCGGTCCTTATGCCTGGCGCCTGTTGCGCGAACCCGACCGCGCACGGCTGAGGCGCCACCTCCGCACGGCCACGAGCGTCGCCTCGCCCATGGTCCCGGTGAACGCGTGCGTCCTGATGCAGCTCTTGGACTCCGGTCAGCTCACCGTCTCTTCCGGCGTCGATGCGATCGAGCCGGTGAACGGGCGGTTCCGGGTGCGGGATGCCGACGGCCAACGCACCGCGCATGTCGTCGTCAACGCCGTGAACCCGCCCGCGCAAGCGGTCCCGGGCGCGGCCCGGCACCTGGTCAGATCGCTGACGCGCGCCGGTCTGGCCACCCTCCACCCGTCCGGCGGGGTGCTCCCCGCCGACCCGCGCGTGCATGTGGTCGGCGACCTGGCCGGCGGCGGCTCGTTCATCACATCGAGCATCGCGGGCGTCGCCGCGCAGGCGTCCCGCACCGCCGCGGCGCTCCGGGCACCCTGA
- a CDS encoding helix-turn-helix transcriptional regulator, with amino-acid sequence MTDQRRQVLAAAEQAADALELFSRVSARLRRLVPFHSAVWTATDPETGLITAPMLVENLGSGEGCATYWQSELLEENVLPFRDLARAAVPAAGLRAATGDLPARSTRFRRLLRDQGVHDELRAVLRIGDRPWALVSLFRTADAFRPQETALLADLSRPLAERLRTFARPPSSARGTDSPAPGLILFDESGEAMSANDEARHHLARLPKGPSFPTPLGLKLPIWVIGTALQARAIADGQDRGSARVRIRTTEGRWLTCHASCLTGPDGRPGPVALVIEPATPADLAVLVAEAYGLTPRELQITQLTARGMTTAEIATALFISPHTVRDHLKTIFTKADVSSRGALVARLFTDHYWPALPEPTRVRRPGQPPARARIV; translated from the coding sequence ATGACCGATCAACGCCGACAGGTGCTCGCGGCCGCCGAACAGGCGGCCGACGCCCTGGAATTGTTCAGCCGCGTCTCGGCCCGGCTGCGGCGGCTGGTGCCGTTCCACTCCGCCGTGTGGACCGCCACCGACCCGGAGACCGGCCTGATCACCGCACCGATGCTGGTGGAGAACCTGGGCTCCGGCGAGGGCTGCGCCACCTACTGGCAAAGCGAACTGCTGGAGGAGAACGTCCTGCCGTTCCGCGACCTGGCCCGCGCCGCCGTACCGGCGGCCGGGCTGCGCGCGGCCACCGGCGACCTGCCCGCCCGCAGCACCCGGTTCCGGCGCCTGCTGCGGGACCAAGGCGTGCACGACGAGCTACGCGCCGTGCTCCGGATCGGCGACCGGCCGTGGGCCCTGGTAAGCCTGTTCCGCACCGCCGACGCTTTCCGCCCGCAGGAGACCGCGCTGCTGGCCGACCTGTCCCGCCCACTGGCCGAGCGGCTACGGACGTTCGCCCGGCCGCCCTCGTCCGCGCGCGGCACGGATTCCCCGGCGCCCGGCCTGATCCTCTTCGACGAATCCGGCGAAGCCATGTCGGCCAACGACGAGGCGCGGCACCACCTCGCACGGCTGCCGAAGGGACCATCGTTCCCCACACCACTGGGGCTGAAGCTGCCGATCTGGGTGATCGGCACGGCGCTCCAGGCGCGCGCCATCGCCGACGGCCAGGACCGCGGCAGCGCCCGCGTGCGCATCCGGACCACCGAAGGCCGCTGGCTGACCTGCCACGCCTCGTGCCTCACCGGACCTGACGGCAGGCCCGGCCCGGTGGCCCTCGTCATCGAGCCCGCGACGCCTGCCGACCTGGCGGTCCTGGTCGCCGAGGCATACGGCCTGACCCCGCGGGAACTCCAGATCACCCAGCTCACCGCGCGCGGGATGACCACCGCCGAGATCGCCACGGCGCTGTTCATCTCGCCGCACACCGTCCGCGACCACCTCAAAACGATCTTCACCAAGGCCGACGTCTCAAGCCGGGGCGCACTGGTCGCCCGCCTGTTCACCGACCACTACTGGCCCGCGCTGCCGGAACCGACACGGGTCCGGCGCCCCGGGCAACCGCCTGCCCGGGCCCGGATCGTCTAG